A part of Paraburkholderia largidicola genomic DNA contains:
- a CDS encoding tannase/feruloyl esterase family alpha/beta hydrolase codes for MRVICNAGSLACALPTGAGAGRVTERVQHDFMRRLLAAFTLLVSLLAALAWPSGAHAAAGLANLPAVMPAMNCAAVAGLDLSGVTDGTVTITSAVVLPAGTAVGQRTLPAPVCDVKGTIGPGASLFELQLPTQGWTQRYLQTGCGGLCGNLSVNAPMASTCVPVTNGQIAMAATDMGHEGGNDGSWALDPKAKLDFAYRAEHATAQVAKAIINKFYARPAKYAYFDGCSDGGREALMEAQRYPDDFDGIAAGAPANDLIVQNTFHHGWAAAANIDPKTGKYILLADKLPLVHAAVLKACDGIDGVTDGVVDRPQACRFDPATLVCAKGQAASTCLSEAEATVVRKIHDGATDASGARLEPFVSREWGSELNWSLFVPTTDAGPSGSINFVMPFLRYLDYFNGSNASAAFSDLKFTIDAFLKTVPTSKYLAATDPDLHPFERRGGKLMLWHGLEDQHISPRSTIEYYTAMKSVMGSERVDTFAKLYLFPGVAHCGGGDGPNTFDILTPLMSWTETGAKPGKIVASIVDSTGQTTRTRPVFPYPAVARYTGSGSTDDASNFVSAEGDTHVDLNWMGEWLYSPGYEAWCQAQGSQLNCTGGNNWSSYRKTSHGF; via the coding sequence ATGCGTGTGATCTGCAACGCAGGATCGCTTGCGTGCGCCTTGCCGACAGGGGCGGGCGCAGGGCGTGTGACAGAACGTGTGCAACATGACTTCATGCGCCGCCTGCTGGCCGCGTTCACCTTGCTCGTCTCGCTGCTGGCGGCGTTGGCCTGGCCGTCCGGCGCGCATGCCGCAGCGGGCCTCGCCAATCTGCCCGCCGTGATGCCCGCGATGAACTGCGCAGCCGTCGCGGGACTCGACCTGAGCGGCGTGACGGACGGCACGGTCACGATCACCTCGGCCGTCGTGCTGCCGGCGGGAACGGCTGTCGGGCAGCGTACGCTGCCCGCGCCCGTGTGCGACGTGAAGGGCACGATCGGACCGGGTGCGTCGTTATTCGAACTGCAACTGCCGACGCAGGGCTGGACCCAGCGCTATCTGCAAACGGGCTGCGGCGGCCTGTGCGGCAACCTGTCAGTCAACGCACCGATGGCATCGACCTGCGTGCCCGTCACCAACGGACAGATCGCGATGGCCGCCACCGACATGGGCCACGAAGGCGGCAACGACGGTTCATGGGCGCTCGACCCGAAGGCGAAGCTCGACTTCGCGTATCGCGCGGAGCACGCGACGGCGCAAGTGGCGAAGGCGATCATCAACAAGTTCTACGCGCGGCCCGCGAAATACGCGTACTTCGACGGTTGCTCCGATGGCGGGCGCGAAGCGCTGATGGAAGCGCAGCGCTATCCCGACGATTTCGACGGTATTGCAGCAGGCGCGCCCGCCAACGACCTGATCGTGCAGAACACCTTCCATCACGGCTGGGCGGCCGCCGCGAACATCGATCCGAAGACGGGCAAATACATTCTGCTCGCGGACAAGTTGCCGCTCGTCCATGCCGCTGTATTGAAGGCGTGCGACGGCATCGACGGTGTGACGGATGGCGTGGTCGACCGTCCGCAGGCGTGTCGTTTCGATCCCGCGACGCTGGTGTGCGCGAAAGGGCAGGCGGCGTCGACGTGTCTGTCCGAGGCCGAAGCGACCGTGGTGCGCAAGATTCATGACGGCGCAACCGACGCCAGCGGCGCGCGTCTGGAGCCGTTCGTCTCGCGCGAATGGGGTTCGGAGTTGAACTGGAGTCTGTTCGTGCCGACGACAGATGCCGGGCCGAGCGGCAGCATCAACTTCGTGATGCCGTTCCTGCGCTATCTCGACTACTTCAATGGATCGAATGCGTCGGCGGCGTTCAGCGACCTGAAATTCACGATCGATGCGTTCCTGAAGACCGTGCCGACCTCGAAGTATCTCGCGGCGACCGACCCTGACCTGCATCCGTTCGAACGTCGCGGCGGCAAGCTGATGTTGTGGCATGGCCTCGAAGATCAGCACATCTCGCCGCGCTCGACCATCGAGTACTACACCGCGATGAAGAGCGTGATGGGCAGCGAGCGTGTCGACACCTTCGCGAAGCTCTATCTGTTCCCTGGCGTCGCGCATTGCGGCGGCGGAGATGGTCCGAATACGTTCGATATCCTCACGCCGCTGATGTCATGGACGGAGACGGGCGCGAAGCCGGGCAAGATCGTCGCGTCGATCGTCGATTCGACGGGGCAAACCACGCGCACACGCCCGGTATTCCCGTATCCGGCCGTGGCGCGCTACACCGGCTCGGGCAGCACCGACGACGCGTCGAACTTCGTGTCGGCGGAAGGCGACACGCATGTCGATCTGAACTGGATGGGAGAGTGGCTCTACTCGCCGGGTTATGAGGCGTGGTGCCAGGCGCAGGGCTCGCAGCTGAACTGCACGGGCGGCAACAACTGGAGCAGCTATCGGAAGACGTCCCACGGGTTCTAG
- a CDS encoding class I SAM-dependent methyltransferase: MEEKQTVAADTTAVRVALWRAMHVQVDAPPHVLDDEVGLRLAAPDKSWRERPDMDAQGTRGYRASIVGRARFIEDLVAEQADRGVGQYVILGAGLDTFAQRKPRIASRLRVFEVDRPGAVSWKRERLLELDYRIPDWLRLVPVDFEAGQSWWEQIADAGFDASAPAVIASTGVSMYLTREANLATLRQIAKLAPGSTLAMTFLLPLDLIDPAERAQHEFVYERARAAGTPFVSFFKPVEMLTLAREAGFKGVKHVSTADLIERYFAGRSDGLKPSTGEAFLVATT; encoded by the coding sequence ATGGAAGAAAAACAAACTGTCGCGGCGGACACCACTGCCGTGCGCGTCGCGCTGTGGCGCGCGATGCACGTTCAGGTCGATGCGCCGCCGCACGTGCTCGACGACGAAGTCGGACTGCGGCTCGCGGCGCCCGACAAAAGCTGGCGTGAACGTCCCGACATGGACGCGCAGGGAACGCGCGGCTATCGCGCGTCGATCGTGGGCCGCGCGCGTTTTATCGAAGACCTGGTTGCGGAGCAGGCGGATCGTGGCGTCGGTCAGTACGTCATTCTCGGCGCGGGTCTCGATACGTTTGCGCAGCGCAAGCCGCGCATCGCGTCGCGGCTGCGAGTCTTCGAAGTGGATCGGCCGGGCGCTGTGTCATGGAAACGTGAGCGCCTGCTCGAACTGGATTATCGCATTCCCGACTGGCTGCGGCTCGTCCCCGTCGACTTCGAGGCGGGTCAGTCGTGGTGGGAACAGATCGCGGACGCAGGTTTCGATGCGAGTGCGCCCGCCGTGATCGCATCGACGGGTGTCTCGATGTACCTGACGCGCGAGGCGAATCTGGCGACGCTGCGTCAGATCGCGAAACTCGCGCCGGGCTCGACGCTGGCGATGACCTTCCTGCTGCCGCTCGATCTGATCGATCCCGCCGAGCGCGCGCAGCATGAGTTCGTCTACGAGCGCGCGCGGGCAGCGGGCACGCCGTTCGTCAGTTTCTTCAAACCGGTCGAAATGCTCACGCTCGCGCGTGAAGCGGGTTTCAAGGGCGTCAAACATGTGTCGACGGCCGATCTGATCGAGCGCTACTTCGCTGGCCGGTCCGATGGTCTGAAGCCGTCGACGGGTGAAGCGTTTCTCGTTGCGACCACCTGA